One part of the Arthrobacter sp. EM1 genome encodes these proteins:
- a CDS encoding 2'-5' RNA ligase family protein codes for MSSVSRVTANEPARATARAGSGTGSGSQDAEGNGHRGEGISIGVILGFPEAIAEELQRWRASFGDPMAGVIPAHITLVTTTTTRDWDATRKHVRAIASRQEPFHVTIAGTGSFRPVSPVVFLNVEDGFGDCVSLHERLQAGPLERELPFEYHPHVTVAHDVAPESLDEAETALKDYRATFPVASMGLYEHDQNGIWQLREELDFGTEFDIDRGEDGAPDAR; via the coding sequence ATGTCCTCCGTCAGCAGAGTCACCGCCAACGAGCCGGCACGTGCCACGGCGCGTGCCGGCAGCGGCACGGGTTCCGGGAGCCAGGACGCCGAGGGCAATGGACACCGCGGCGAGGGCATCAGTATCGGTGTGATCCTGGGGTTTCCGGAGGCTATCGCCGAGGAACTTCAGCGCTGGCGGGCGTCCTTCGGTGACCCCATGGCGGGTGTCATCCCGGCCCACATCACGCTGGTGACGACCACCACGACCCGGGACTGGGACGCGACCCGGAAACATGTCCGGGCCATCGCGAGCAGGCAGGAGCCCTTCCACGTGACCATCGCCGGGACGGGCTCCTTCCGGCCGGTGTCCCCGGTGGTCTTCCTGAACGTCGAGGATGGATTCGGCGATTGCGTGAGCCTGCACGAGCGGCTTCAGGCAGGTCCGTTGGAGCGGGAGCTGCCATTCGAGTACCACCCGCACGTTACTGTGGCCCATGACGTCGCGCCGGAAAGCCTTGATGAGGCCGAAACGGCGCTCAAGGATTACCGGGCGACGTTCCCGGTCGCTAGCATGGGACTCTACGAACACGACCAGAACGGTATCTGGCAGCTACGGGAAGAACTGGACTTTGGGACCGAATTCGACATCGACCGAGGCGAGGACGGGGCCCCAGACGCCCGCTGA
- a CDS encoding YihY/virulence factor BrkB family protein, with translation MGPNSTSTEARTGPQTPAEPPLPTDLAGLRLEVIRKRLEWGKARRSGGGTAALLAMLPWLIARLNTLRPLRAFQHYNRQHGPLMSAGIGFRMFFSITGLLATGFSLAGLFLSGQPALLDQIIKSVATAAPGLLQVDGGEGLVDPKKLLNPSGLGWTAVIAAGVTVFTALGWISGIRDGVRGMMGWGPRTINPVLQILRDAGILLLLGVALVISSAASLVFGTAADWVAEQLSLDPLIAWPLTTSVTIVVPLLLGWGTALIMFRLAAGLKAARRSLLEGTLIAAAGTTVLQIFSTQLLASAGKNPILAPFAIIIGLLIWFNLVSQVYVVSAAWVSVREKDLKLQPASTRTGWGARRVQPGKTPVDAGETRRPVPATRWRRGTGRPRLK, from the coding sequence TTGGGACCGAATTCGACATCGACCGAGGCGAGGACGGGGCCCCAGACGCCCGCTGAACCACCCCTACCGACCGATCTGGCCGGGCTACGGCTGGAAGTCATCCGCAAGAGGCTCGAGTGGGGCAAGGCGCGGCGCTCCGGCGGCGGGACGGCGGCGCTGCTGGCAATGCTGCCGTGGCTGATCGCCCGGCTCAACACCCTTCGCCCGCTGCGTGCGTTCCAGCACTACAACCGCCAGCACGGGCCGCTGATGAGCGCCGGCATCGGGTTCCGGATGTTCTTCTCCATCACCGGTCTGCTGGCCACCGGCTTCTCCCTCGCGGGCCTGTTCCTAAGCGGACAGCCCGCGCTGCTGGACCAAATCATCAAGAGTGTGGCCACAGCCGCACCGGGCCTGCTGCAGGTCGACGGCGGCGAGGGCCTGGTGGATCCCAAGAAACTGCTGAACCCCTCCGGCCTCGGCTGGACTGCTGTGATCGCCGCCGGGGTGACCGTTTTCACCGCCCTGGGCTGGATCAGCGGCATTCGCGACGGCGTGCGCGGCATGATGGGATGGGGTCCCCGCACTATCAACCCGGTCCTGCAAATACTGCGCGACGCGGGCATCCTGCTGCTGCTCGGAGTGGCCCTTGTGATCAGCTCGGCGGCCTCGCTGGTTTTCGGCACCGCTGCCGACTGGGTGGCCGAGCAGCTGAGCCTCGATCCGCTGATCGCCTGGCCGCTGACGACGTCCGTGACGATTGTGGTGCCGCTGCTGCTGGGTTGGGGAACCGCCTTGATTATGTTCCGGCTGGCCGCGGGGCTTAAAGCGGCCCGGCGCTCACTGCTGGAAGGGACCCTCATCGCAGCGGCCGGCACCACAGTGCTGCAGATCTTCAGCACCCAGCTACTGGCCAGCGCGGGAAAGAACCCCATCCTGGCGCCCTTCGCCATCATCATCGGCCTGCTCATCTGGTTCAACCTGGTCAGCCAGGTGTACGTTGTCAGCGCCGCATGGGTGTCGGTCCGGGAGAAGGACCTCAAGCTGCAGCCGGCCAGCACCAGGACCGGGTGGGGCGCCCGCCGGGTCCAGCCGGGCAAGACGCCCGTGGACGCCGGGGAAACCCGCCGCCCGGTCCCGGCTACGAGGTGGCGTCGAGGTACTGGTCGGCCCAGGCTGAAATAA
- a CDS encoding succinate dehydrogenase iron-sulfur subunit, protein MTAELAEPASKIELPAHIGGGGDIPSFDVHLRVRRYNPEVSDESTWDDFHVTMYGTDRVLDALHKVKWEIDGSVSFRRSCAHGVCGSDAMRINGRNRLACKTLLKDLDTSKPITVEPIKGLPVEKDLIVDMEPFFQSFREVMPFLINRGHEPTKERLQSAEDRERFDDTTKCILCAACTSSCPVFWTDGQYFGPAAIVNAHRFIFDSRDDAGDMRLEILNDKEGVWRCRTTFNCTEACPRGIQVTQAIAEVKQAILSRKI, encoded by the coding sequence ATGACCGCTGAACTCGCTGAGCCAGCTTCCAAGATCGAACTGCCCGCCCACATCGGCGGCGGCGGAGACATTCCGTCCTTCGACGTCCACCTGCGGGTGCGCCGCTACAACCCGGAGGTCTCCGACGAGTCCACCTGGGACGACTTCCACGTCACCATGTACGGCACGGACCGCGTCCTGGACGCCCTGCACAAGGTGAAGTGGGAAATCGACGGCAGCGTCTCCTTCCGCCGCTCCTGTGCACACGGTGTCTGCGGCTCCGATGCCATGCGCATCAACGGCCGCAACCGCCTTGCCTGCAAAACGCTGCTGAAGGACCTGGATACCTCCAAGCCCATCACCGTCGAGCCGATCAAGGGTCTTCCGGTGGAAAAGGACCTGATTGTGGACATGGAACCGTTCTTCCAGTCCTTCCGCGAGGTGATGCCGTTCCTGATCAACCGCGGCCATGAGCCCACCAAGGAACGCCTGCAGTCGGCCGAGGACCGCGAGCGGTTCGATGACACGACCAAGTGCATCCTCTGCGCCGCGTGCACCTCGTCCTGCCCGGTTTTCTGGACCGACGGCCAGTACTTCGGCCCGGCAGCGATCGTCAACGCGCACCGCTTCATCTTCGATTCCCGGGATGACGCAGGCGACATGCGCCTGGAGATCCTCAACGACAAGGAAGGTGTGTGGCGTTGCCGCACCACCTTCAACTGCACCGAGGCATGCCCGCGCGGCATCCAGGTCACGCAGGCAATCGCCGAGGTCAAGCAGGCAATCCTGTCCCGCAAGATCTAG
- a CDS encoding alpha/beta hydrolase, with the protein MSRSEKVSFQGSTGETLSGIIDVPDGAVKGWGVFSHGFTLGKDSPSASRMCKELADNGVGMLRFDNLGLGESAGLWSEGSFSHKVADTVKAAEFMRLAGRPVSLLVGHSFGGAAVLAAAREIPELDAVATVGAPFSPKHVAHVFDSALDRILNEGSAEVDLGGKRVEIRRHFVEDLEQADLTDCIRQLHKPLMVLHSPTDNTVGIENASTIFQTARHPRSFVSLEGSDHLLTGKGQAARAARIISAWADQYLDATS; encoded by the coding sequence GTGTCCCGCTCCGAAAAGGTCTCCTTCCAAGGTTCCACCGGGGAAACCCTCTCCGGCATTATTGATGTCCCCGACGGCGCGGTGAAAGGCTGGGGTGTGTTCTCGCACGGCTTTACGCTGGGCAAGGACAGCCCCTCGGCGTCGAGGATGTGCAAGGAGCTGGCGGACAACGGGGTGGGCATGCTCCGCTTCGACAACCTGGGCCTGGGCGAATCCGCAGGCTTATGGTCGGAGGGATCCTTTAGCCACAAGGTGGCGGACACCGTCAAGGCGGCCGAGTTTATGCGCCTGGCGGGCCGTCCGGTGTCGCTGCTGGTGGGTCATTCCTTTGGCGGGGCCGCTGTGCTGGCGGCCGCGCGGGAGATCCCGGAACTCGACGCCGTTGCCACAGTGGGCGCCCCGTTCTCGCCCAAGCATGTGGCACACGTCTTTGACTCGGCGCTGGACCGGATCCTCAACGAGGGCAGCGCCGAAGTGGACCTGGGCGGCAAACGGGTGGAGATCCGGCGGCATTTTGTGGAGGACCTGGAACAGGCGGACCTGACGGACTGCATCCGGCAGCTGCACAAACCGCTGATGGTGCTGCACTCCCCCACCGACAACACCGTGGGCATCGAAAACGCAAGCACCATCTTCCAGACGGCCCGCCACCCGCGCAGCTTTGTGTCGCTGGAGGGGAGCGACCACCTCCTGACCGGCAAGGGCCAGGCGGCGCGGGCGGCGCGGATTATTTCAGCCTGGGCCGACCAGTACCTCGACGCCACCTCGTAG